The Corynebacterium halotolerans YIM 70093 = DSM 44683 region CAGGCGGATGAGGTCGGAGCGGATGCCGGCGTAGCGGGCGGTGAGCGACTCCACCAGCCGCGCGGTGGACTCCGGGTAGACGACGTCCGGGGAGATCACCCGCTCCAGGTAGCGCAGGTTGCCCTGGTGTTCGGAACGGGTGACCCGCTCCAGCAGGAGGGCGTCGACCAGGCGCCCGGCGAAGCGCACCCGCACCCGGACGCCGGGTTTCGCGTCGGCGTCCTGGTCATTGCCGACGAGGTAGTCGAAGGGGCGGTCGAGATGGGCCAGGCCCAGCAACGGCAGCACCCGCGCCACCGGCTTGTTTTCAGCGGGGACACGGGTGTTGACCATGGGGTGGGATTCTACAGGCCAGCGGCCTTCCGGAGGGCATCGGCACGGTCGGTGCGCTCCCACGGCAGGTCCAGGTCGAGGCGGCCGAAGTGGCCGTACGCGGCGGTCTGGGCGTAGATCGGACGCAGCAGGTCGAGCTCGCGGATGATGGCGGCCGGACGCAGGTCGAAGACGGCCTCGACGGCCGCCTGGATGGTCTCGTCGGTCAGCCCCTCCTTGGCGGTGTCGAAGGTCTCGACGTAGAGGCCGACCGGCTTGGCGCGGCCGATGGCGTAGGCGACCTGGACCTCGGCGCGGGCGGCCAGGCCGGCGGCGACGATGTTCTTGGCCACCCAGCGCATGGCGTAGGCGCCGGAGCGGTCCACCTTGCTCGGGTCCTTGCCGGAGAAGGCGCCGCCGCCGTGGCGGGCCATGCCGCCGTAGGTGTCGACGATGATCTTGCGGCCGGTCAGGCCGGCGTCACCCATGGGACCGCCCACGATGAAGGAGCCGGACGGGTTGATCAGCAGGGTCAGGTCGTCGGTGACGAACCGCTCCAGGCCCGCGTCCTTGATCACCCATTCGAGCACGTGCTCACGCAGCTGGGCGGCCAGCCAATCCTGGGTGACGTCCGGGGCGTGCTGGGTGGAGATGACGACGGTGTCGAGGTGGCTCGGGCGGTCCTTCTCGTCGTAGGCGAAGGTGACCTGGGTCTTGCCGTCGGGGCGCAGGCCGTCGACGATGCCCTCCTTGCGCACCTGCGTCAGCCGACGCGACAGGCGGTGCGCCAGCGCGATCGGCAGCGGCATGAACTCCTCGGTCTCATTGCTGGCGTAGCCGAACATCAGGCCCTGGTCACCGGCGCCGGCACGGTCGTCGTCCTCGTACTCGGCGCCGGAGCGGACCTCGTGCGAGTTGTCGACGCCGTTGCCGATTTCCGCGGACTGCTCGCCGATGGCGATGTTCACGCCGCAGGTGTGGCCGTCGAAGCCGACGTCCGAGGAGGTGAAGCCGATCTCGACGAGCTGCTGGCGCACCAGGCTGGGGATCTCGACGTAGCCGGAGGTGCGGACCTCGCCGACCACGTGGACCTGACCGGTGGTCACGAGCGTCTCGACGGCCACCCGCGAGTGCGGGTCCTCGGTGAGCATCGCGTCGAGGATGGTGTCGGAGATCGCGTCGCAGATCTTGTCGGGGTGACCTTCCGTCACCGACTCACTGGTGAAGAGTCGGACGGCGGTCGGGCTGGTGGTGTCGAGGGCCACTGAGGAACTTCCTAACGCTGTGATTAATCAATGAAAGGGTACTGCTTGCCCCAACCAATATAGACCAAGCGGTCTAACCGGGCAATCAGGACCGGTGCCGGTCGACGGCCGCGAGGATCTGCGCGGCCACCGAGTGCTTGGAGCCGTCGGCGATCTCCGTGACCGGCCCGGCGGCGTCGAGCAGCCAGCCCCGGTTACGCGTCTGGCCGAAGACCTTGCCCTCCCCCACCTCGTTGCACATCAGCAGGTCACAGCCCTTGCGCCGCAGCTTCGCCCGGGCGAAGTCGAGGGCACTGTGGTCGGCGTCGCCGGTCTCCGCGGCGAAACCGACGATCGTCGTCCCCGCCGGGATGTCACCGTCGCGGCGGCGCTGAACGGTCGTGGCCAGGATGTCGGGGTTCTCCACCAGATCCAGCCGGGTGAGCGCGTCGTCGTCCGATCCCTTCTTCATCTTGGCCCCCGCGGCGGTGGCCGGGCGGAAGTCCGCGACGGCGGCGGCCATGATGATCACGTCGCTGTCTGCGGCGCGCTCCCCCACGGCCTGCGCCATCTCCGCGGTGGAGACCACCGGCACGACCTCCGCCCCCGAGGGGGTGGGCAGGGCGTCGGTGTTGCCCGCGACGATCGTGACCTCGGCCCCGCGGTGGGCGGCGATCTCGGCCAGGGCGAATCCCTGCCGTCCAGAGGACCGGTTACCCAGGTAGCGCACCGGATCCAGGTTCTCCTGGGTGCCGCCGGCGGTGATCAGGACCTTCCGGCCGGTCCAGTCGTGGGTCAGCGCGTGACCGTCGAGGGCGGTGCGGACGACCTCGGCGATCTGCCCCGGCTCGGGCAGCCGGCCCGGCCCGGTGTCCTTGCCGGTCAGCCGCCCGTGGGCCGGTTCCATGACGATGATGCCGCGGCGACGCAGGGTGGCCACGTTGTCCTGCGTGGCGGGATTGTGCCACATCTCCGTGTGCATGGCCGGGACCACGACCACCGGACAGGTGGCCACCAGCACCGTGGCGGTCAGCAGGTCATCGGCCCGGCCCGCGACCAGGCGCGCGATGACGTCCGCCGTGGCCGGGGCGATGACGACGGCGTCGGCCTCCTGCCCGACGCGCACGTGCTGGACCTCGTCCACGGCGTCAAAGACCGTCGTGGAGACGGGGTGGCCGGACAACGCCTCGAAGGTCGCGGCACCGACGAAGTTCAGCGCGCCCGGCGTGGGCACGACACGCACGTCGTCACCGTTCTCCTTGAGGTCACGGATCAGATGGCAGGCCTTGTAGGCGGCGATTCCACCGGCGACTCCGACGACGATGCGGCGCGGCTGCTGGGCGGTCATGCACTCTCCTGTGTTCCCGAGGGACGGTGATATCCCAGATGACTCTACCCGCGGCACCTCCCGCGGCGGTTTCAGGCGGGGAGTGCGCAGCTGCGCACTCCCCGCCTGAAAGACGGCTCTTATCGACGCCGCGGTATCGCGCCCGTTCCCCATCCTCCGGCGCCACCGTTGTCGCGAATCCGTGTGCAGGTCCCGAAAGCGTTGTGCTCGACACGGACATGGACAGACAGGGACAGACAGGGAACGGTCTGGGTCATGGGCACCTTCTCCGATCGGCTCTCGCCGGCACCGCGATTTCGCAGCAGAACCGCGAACGGTAGGTTTCCCAGCGGGAGGAAGTCAGAAAAGCCGGCCTCCAGAGACCTCTTTCCGGCACGGATCTTCCTTGTGCTTTTCCCCGTGATGCTGGTGACTGCCTGACCCTCCACCCTGGAGATCGCAAACGACTCTGCACTGGCGCTGGCGATCATCCTTGCCGCTTTTTCACGGTAGCTGCGACAGCAGGCACGCTCACACGGCGAGCCCCTTCGTGGCTTCTGCCGACTGCAGGAGTTGTCGGGCTCATCGCTGCTGCCGTCGGCGTCTACTTTCGTATCGGGGAGCCGGACGGATTCCTCACACCGTTTCTCATTCCACGTGGCGGCGGGGTCGTCGTGGCCGAGCTGGCGATAACCGCGAACCGTGTCCGCAGCGGGCAGCCGTGAAGCAGCCCTGTGATCCCGCAATGGCACTCAATTTGGACTGCCGTGGACGAGGGTGATGGTGAGACTGACACCGTCGCTCGTCGGTACCTGTACCTTCCTGTGAAACGATCCTCGGCTCCCAGCGAAACTCGATGACCGGGCACGTCGGGCTCGCAGGGCGAGAGCACCGGAAGGAGGCCGTCAGTGAGGCTCTGAGCTGTGGACGACGTTGTGACGCGGCGGCAGCACCAGGTCAAACACCCAGGCGAAGACGAAGGTGTAGAGCAGGAAGAAGATCAGCAGGCCGATCTCGAGAAGGAATGCCTCCACCAGCGACACCTGCAGGATCCACGCCAGGATCGGGACCAGGAAGACGACCAGGCCGCCCTCGAAACCAAGCGAGTGGACGATCCTGCGGCCAAGGGTGCGCTTCTGGGAGCTCTGCCGCCGCTCCCACGCCTCGAAGATCGTGTTCCAGACGAAGTTCCACACGATGGCGACAGCCGAGGAAACCACCGCGATAAGTCCCGAGCTTCCCCCGCCGAAGCCGAGAACCACGAGGGCAGTGGTGACGAATAGGATGGCGATGATCTCATACGTGGCGACGTAGATGACACGCCGGAGAATCGGTGACATGAAGCCTCCTCAGAATCAGATTCATGGGAAGCCTCTTGCAGGTTCACATCCATGGTGCGGTCAAAAGTGCGAAGCGCCGAATGCGATGCCAGGCGTGCTTCGCCGGAAACCATAGCAGAAGTCGTCCCTGCGACGGTGCCGAGCCCGGGTGGGAGGGGGCGACACACGGGCAATCCAGTGAACCCGCCGCCACATCAATGGTGCGCAGCTGCGCACAGACACCACACCCCCTCGCCCTGCCCGTGATCGGGAGGGAGAGGGGGTGTGGTGGCGGTAGGTCGGTGTTCGCCGTTGACCTACTTGCCTTCCTCGTGGTCGAGCAGGCCGGCGTCGATCTCGCGCAGGGCGATGGACAGCGGCTTCTCGCCCGGCTCCGGGGTCACCAGCGGCCCGACGAACTCGAAGACACCCTCGTCGTGCTGCTGGTAGTAGCTGTTGATCTGACGGGCGCGCTTGGCCGCGAAGATCACGAGCGCGTACTTGGAGGAGACCTTGTCCAGCAGCTCGTCGATCGGCGGGGCGGTGATGCCCTCCGGCGGATCGAAGACAGCCTCGGACTTGACGGTCTCGTTGCTCACGTTGGTCACTTGCACCTTTTCATCGGTTGAGGAGACAGGGTTCACGCACGGCGGGGACGGGAACACACCCTGTCCCCTGCTGCCGGCCTGCGCGTCACGCGGCCTCGCGCGGAGATACTCCCTGCAGGATAGCACTGATAGCCGCCACCGCATCATCCACGTTCTCGTTGACCACCACGTGGTCGAACTCGTCCTGGGAGGCCAGCTCCTCACGGGCGGTCTCCAGTCGGCGGGCGATGACCTCGTCGGGCTCGGTTCCGCGACCGGTGAGCCGGTCGACCAGCACATCCCAGGACGGTGGGGCCAGGAAGACGGTCCTCGCCTCAGGCATCATCGCCTTGACGTTGCGCGCCCCCTTGAGATCAACCTCCACGAGGACGGGACGGCCTTCGGCCAACGCCTCCTCGACGGGGGCCGCCGGGGTACCGGAGCGCTGGATGCCGCCGTGGATGTCGGCCCACTCGAGCATCCGGCCGTGGTTGATGTTGTCCTGGAATTCCTCTGGTGTGACGAAGAAGTAGTCCACACCGTCCGCCTCACCGGGGCGGGGTGCCCGGGTGGTCATCGAGACGCTGAAATACAGCCGCTCGACGTCGCGGCGGAGACGCTGAACCACCGTGGACTTACCCACCGCAGAGGGGCCGGCCAGGACGACGAGGTGGCCTGTGGCGTTCTCGCCGGTCATGGACTAGTCCTCGGAGAAACCGAAGCGCTCCAGCAGGGCGCGACGCTGGCGGTCGCCGAGGCCGCGCAGACGACGGGTCTGGGCGATCTCGAGCTCCTCCATGATCTCCTTGGCCTTGACCTTGCCCACCTTCGGGAGGGCCTCGAGCAGAGCGGAAACCTTGGTCTTGCCGATGATCTCGTCGGTCTGGGCCTGGTCCAGGACCTCCTTGAGGTTGGTGCCGCCGCGCTTGAGCTTCTCCTTCAGCTCTGCACGGGCCTTGCGGGCCTCAGCGGCCTTGGCGAGAGCTTCCTTGCGCTGCTCATCGGTCAACTTGGGAAGGGCCACGGGGTTCCTCCGATTCAGATGGGATGGTTGCTTGTTCGGTACATCAGTACCAGATCTCAGCGGCCCACGAGTAAAACCCGTGCTACGACCGCTGACCTTGGACCAGCTTAGCACCGGCCCGGATCCGCACCCGTCGACGCGCCCTGTTTGAGCACGTCAACGCGTTGCGTTCTATAAAGTACCAGCTCATGGGGACGGGAGTCGATCAGCCCTGACCGGGAAAATCCTCCGCTGCCGCGCGCACCGATTCCCGCAGGTCAGCGACGCGCGGCCCGGCGGAGAGCACCGCGCGGGAGATATTCGGGAACGCCAGGTGCGCGACGCCGGCGGCGATGCGGTCGACGTCGTCCGCCGACCCGCCCTGGGCCCCCACGCCGGGCATCAGCACCGGCCCGTTGAGGGCGGACAGGTCCGGTGCCTGCGTCAGCGTGGCGCCGACGACGACGCCGATGTTGCCCGTCGCGCCCTGCTCCGCGTGGGCGGCGTTGCGGCGGGCGCACTCGTCGACGACCTGCTGGGCGATCGTGCGGCCGTCTGCCCCGGTCTGCGACTGCAGCGCCACGGCCTCCGGGTTGGAGGTCGCCGCCAGGACGAACACGCCCGCCGCGTTCTCCTCGGCGAGGTCGAGCACCGGGGCCAGGGCGCCGACGCCCAGGTAGGGCGAGACCGTCACGGCGTCGGCGCGCAGCGGCGAGCCCTCCCCGAGCCACGCCTCGGCGTAGCCGGCCATGGTGGAGCCGATGTCGCCGCGTTTGGCGTCGGCCACCGTCAGGCATCCGGTCTCCCGCAGCGCGGCCAGGGTGTCCTCCAGGACCGCGAAGCCGGCGGAGCCGAAGCGCTCGTAGAAGGCCACCTGCGGCTTGACCAGCGCGGCGGTGTCGGAGAAGGCCTCCACGCAGCGCCGGCTGAACTCGGCTAGTCCGGCCACGTCATCAGTCAAGCCCCAGGCCTGGAGAAGCGAGGCATGCGGGTCGATGCCGACGCACAGGCGGCCGCGGCCGGCCGCCGCGTCGAGCAGCCGCTGTCCGAAGGTCGTCACAGACCGGCCTCCGCCACGGCACCGGCCGCGGCCTTGACGCTGTCGGCGCTGTGGTCGAGCTCCTGGAGGGCGCGCACACTCAGCTCGCCGGCACGCAGGGCCTCGATGCCCTGGACGGCGGCGGTGACGCCCTGGACGGTGGTCACCAGCGGAACGCCGGCGTGCACGGCGGCGCCGCGGATGTCGTAACCGTCGTGGCGGGCGCCGGCGGAACCGGCCGGGGTGTTGAGGATGAGGTCCACCTCGCCGGCGTTGATGAGGTCGACGATGGAGCGCCCGTCGGCGCCCTCGCGGACGTCGGAGGCCTTGAGCACGGTCTCGCACCCGATGCCGTTGCGGCGCAGCATGGCGGCCGTGCCGGCGGTGGCCAGGATCTTGAAGCCCATGATGGACAGGCGCTGGATGGGCAGGATCAGGGTGCGCTTGTCCCGGTTGGCCACGGAGACGAAGATCGTGCCCCCGGTGGGCAGTTCGCCGAAGGCCCCGGCCTCCGCCTTGGCGTAGGCGGCGCCGAAGTTGTCGGCCAGGCCCATGACCTCGCCGGTGGACTTCATCTCCGGGGACAGCAGAGTGTCCAGCATGGAGCCGTCCGGGCGGCGGAAGCGGTTGAACGGCAGGACCGCCTCCTTGACCGCGATCGGGGCGTCCAGCGGCAGGGAGCCGCCGTCGTGACCGGTCGGGATCATGCCCTCCTCGCGCAGCTCCGCCAGGGTCGCGCCCAGCATGATGCGGGAGGCGGCCTTGGCCAGGTGCACGCCCGTGGCCTTGGAGACGAACGGGGCGGTGCGCGAGGCGCGCGGGTTGGCCTCGATGACGTAGAGGATGTCGTCCTTGAGCGCGAACTGGACGTTCATCAGGCCCTTGACGCCGATGCCCTTGGCCAGAGCCTCGGTGGAACGGCGGACCTTCTCGATGTCCTCGGCACCCAGGGTCATGGGCGGCAGGGCGCAGGCGGAGTCGCCGGAGTGGATGCCGGCCTCCTCGATGTGCTCCATCACGCCGGCGAGGTAGACCTCCTCGCCGTCGGACAGCGCGTCGACGTCGATCTCGATGGCGGAGTCGAGGAAGCGGTCGACGAGCACCGGGTGGTCGTCGGTGATCTCGGTGGCGCGGCTGATGTAGTCGGCCAGGGAGGCCTCGTCGTAGACGATCTCCATGCCGCGGCCGCCGAGGACGTAGGACGGGCGCACCAGCACCGGGTAGCCGATCTTCCTGGCGACGTCGCGGGCCTCCTCGAAGGAGGTGGCGGTGCCGAAGTCCGGGGCGGGCAGCTGCGCGGCGTGCAGGACCTCGCCGAACTCGCCGCGGTCCTCGGCCAGGTTGATGGCCTCCGGGGTGGTGCCGACGATCGGGACGCCGGCGTCGGCCAGGCGCTGGGCCAGGCCGAGCGGGGTCTGGCCGCCGAGCTGGACGATCACGCCGGCGACGGTGCCGGAGGCGGCCTCCGCGTGGTAGACCTCCATGACGTCCTCGAAGGTCAGCGGCTCGAAGTAGAGGCGGTCGGCGGTGTCGTAGTCGGTGGAGACCGTCTCCGGGTTGCAGTTGACCATGACGGTCTCGTAGCCGATGCGCGACAGCTCGAGCGCGGCGTGGACGCAGGAGTAGTCGAACTCGATGCCCTGGCCGATGCGGTTCGGGCCCGAGCCGAGGATGATGACCTTCTCCTTCTCGGTCTGGGCCTCCACCTCGGACTCGGCTGCCGGGTCCAGCTCGTAGGCCGAGTAGTGGTACGGGGTCCGGGCCTCGAACTCGGCCGCGCAGGTGTCCACGGTCTTGAACACCGGGCGGATGCCCAGCGACCAGCGCAGGCGGCGCACACCGTCCTCGCCGGCGAGCTCGGGGCGCAGGGTGGCGATCTGGGCGTCGGACAGGCCGTGGTACTTCGCCTCGCGCAGCAGCTGCTCGTCGAGCACCGGGGCGTCGAGAAGCAGCTGGCGGAGGCCGACCAGCGCCTCGAGCTCGGCCAGGAACCACGGGTCGATGCCGGAGGCCTCGTGGACCTGCTCGACGGTGGCGCCGAGGCGTAGGGCGAGCTCGGCGTCGTAGAGGCGTCCCTCGGTCGGGCGCTTCAGGTCCTCGAGGACGGCCGTGACGTCCGTGGCGTGCTCGCCGGCGAAGTACTCGTCCGGACGGGTCCAGAAGCCGACCTGCTTCTGCTCCAGGGAGCGCATGACCTTGTTGAGGCCGGCGATGTAGTTGCGGCCGATGCCCATGGCCTCGCCGACGGACTTCATGGTGGTGGTCAGGGTGTCGTCGGCGCCCGGGAACTTCTCGAAGGCGAAGCGCGGGGCCTTGACGATCACGTAGTCCAGGGTCGGCTCGAAGGCGGCCGGGGTGACACCGGTGATGTCGTTGGTGATCTCGTCGAGGGTGTAGCCGATGGCCAGCTTGGCGGCGATCTTCGCGATCGGGAAGCCGGTGGCCTTCGACGCCAGCGCCGAGGAGCGGGACACGCGCGGGTTCATCTCGATGGTGATGATGCGCCCGTCGGCGGGGTTGATGGCGAACTGGATGTTGCAGCCGCCGGTGTCCACGCCGACCTCGCGGATGATGGCGATGCCGAGGTCGCGCAGGTCCTGGTACTCGCGGTCGGTCAGGGTCAGTGCCGGGGCGACGGTGACGGAGTCGCCGGTGTGCACGCCCATGGCGTCGACGTTCTCGATGGAGGCGATGACCACGACGTTGTCGTCGCCGTCGCGCATGAGCTCGAGCTCGAACTCCTTCCAGCCGAGGATGGACTCCTCGATCAGGACGTTGGCCTCCGGGGAGGCGGCCAGTCCCCCGCCGGCGATGCGCTCGAGATCCTCCTCGGTGAAGGCGAAGCCGGAGCCCAGACCACCCATGGTGAACGACGGGCGGACGACGACGGGCAGGCCGAGCTCGGCGACGGTCTCGTGGACCTCGTCCATGTTGTGGCACACCGCGGAGCGGGCGGACTCGCCGCCGACGGAGGCGACGATGTCCTTGAACTTCTGGCGGTCCTCGCCGCGCTCGATGGCGTCGATGTCGGCGCCGATGAGTTCGACGCCGTACTTCTCCAGGGAGCCGCGGCGGTCGAGCTGGATGGCGGCGTTCAGGGCGGTCTGGCCGCCGAGGGTGGCCAGCACGGCGTCGACCGGGTGGCCCTGCTCGATCTCCTTCTCGAAGATCTTCTCGATGTACTCCGGCTGAATGGGCTCGACGTAGGTGTGGTCGGCGAACTCCGGGTCGGTCATGATGGTCGCCGGGTTGGAGTTGATGAGGGTGACCCGCAGGCCCTCCTCCTTGAGGACGCGGCAGGCCTGGGTGCCGGA contains the following coding sequences:
- the mihF gene encoding integration host factor, actinobacterial type; protein product: MALPKLTDEQRKEALAKAAEARKARAELKEKLKRGGTNLKEVLDQAQTDEIIGKTKVSALLEALPKVGKVKAKEIMEELEIAQTRRLRGLGDRQRRALLERFGFSED
- the gmk gene encoding guanylate kinase → MTGENATGHLVVLAGPSAVGKSTVVQRLRRDVERLYFSVSMTTRAPRPGEADGVDYFFVTPEEFQDNINHGRMLEWADIHGGIQRSGTPAAPVEEALAEGRPVLVEVDLKGARNVKAMMPEARTVFLAPPSWDVLVDRLTGRGTEPDEVIARRLETAREELASQDEFDHVVVNENVDDAVAAISAILQGVSPREAA
- a CDS encoding PACE efflux transporter — protein: MSPILRRVIYVATYEIIAILFVTTALVVLGFGGGSSGLIAVVSSAVAIVWNFVWNTIFEAWERRQSSQKRTLGRRIVHSLGFEGGLVVFLVPILAWILQVSLVEAFLLEIGLLIFFLLYTFVFAWVFDLVLPPRHNVVHSSEPH
- the carB gene encoding carbamoyl-phosphate synthase large subunit: MPKRTDIKHVLVIGSGPIVIGQASEFDYSGTQACRVLKEEGLRVTLINSNPATIMTDPEFADHTYVEPIQPEYIEKIFEKEIEQGHPVDAVLATLGGQTALNAAIQLDRRGSLEKYGVELIGADIDAIERGEDRQKFKDIVASVGGESARSAVCHNMDEVHETVAELGLPVVVRPSFTMGGLGSGFAFTEEDLERIAGGGLAASPEANVLIEESILGWKEFELELMRDGDDNVVVIASIENVDAMGVHTGDSVTVAPALTLTDREYQDLRDLGIAIIREVGVDTGGCNIQFAINPADGRIITIEMNPRVSRSSALASKATGFPIAKIAAKLAIGYTLDEITNDITGVTPAAFEPTLDYVIVKAPRFAFEKFPGADDTLTTTMKSVGEAMGIGRNYIAGLNKVMRSLEQKQVGFWTRPDEYFAGEHATDVTAVLEDLKRPTEGRLYDAELALRLGATVEQVHEASGIDPWFLAELEALVGLRQLLLDAPVLDEQLLREAKYHGLSDAQIATLRPELAGEDGVRRLRWSLGIRPVFKTVDTCAAEFEARTPYHYSAYELDPAAESEVEAQTEKEKVIILGSGPNRIGQGIEFDYSCVHAALELSRIGYETVMVNCNPETVSTDYDTADRLYFEPLTFEDVMEVYHAEAASGTVAGVIVQLGGQTPLGLAQRLADAGVPIVGTTPEAINLAEDRGEFGEVLHAAQLPAPDFGTATSFEEARDVARKIGYPVLVRPSYVLGGRGMEIVYDEASLADYISRATEITDDHPVLVDRFLDSAIEIDVDALSDGEEVYLAGVMEHIEEAGIHSGDSACALPPMTLGAEDIEKVRRSTEALAKGIGVKGLMNVQFALKDDILYVIEANPRASRTAPFVSKATGVHLAKAASRIMLGATLAELREEGMIPTGHDGGSLPLDAPIAVKEAVLPFNRFRRPDGSMLDTLLSPEMKSTGEVMGLADNFGAAYAKAEAGAFGELPTGGTIFVSVANRDKRTLILPIQRLSIMGFKILATAGTAAMLRRNGIGCETVLKASDVREGADGRSIVDLINAGEVDLILNTPAGSAGARHDGYDIRGAAVHAGVPLVTTVQGVTAAVQGIEALRAGELSVRALQELDHSADSVKAAAGAVAEAGL
- the rpoZ gene encoding DNA-directed RNA polymerase subunit omega, whose translation is MTNVSNETVKSEAVFDPPEGITAPPIDELLDKVSSKYALVIFAAKRARQINSYYQQHDEGVFEFVGPLVTPEPGEKPLSIALREIDAGLLDHEEGK
- the metK gene encoding methionine adenosyltransferase, whose translation is MALDTTSPTAVRLFTSESVTEGHPDKICDAISDTILDAMLTEDPHSRVAVETLVTTGQVHVVGEVRTSGYVEIPSLVRQQLVEIGFTSSDVGFDGHTCGVNIAIGEQSAEIGNGVDNSHEVRSGAEYEDDDRAGAGDQGLMFGYASNETEEFMPLPIALAHRLSRRLTQVRKEGIVDGLRPDGKTQVTFAYDEKDRPSHLDTVVISTQHAPDVTQDWLAAQLREHVLEWVIKDAGLERFVTDDLTLLINPSGSFIVGGPMGDAGLTGRKIIVDTYGGMARHGGGAFSGKDPSKVDRSGAYAMRWVAKNIVAAGLAARAEVQVAYAIGRAKPVGLYVETFDTAKEGLTDETIQAAVEAVFDLRPAAIIRELDLLRPIYAQTAAYGHFGRLDLDLPWERTDRADALRKAAGL
- the coaBC gene encoding bifunctional phosphopantothenoylcysteine decarboxylase/phosphopantothenate--cysteine ligase CoaBC → MTAQQPRRIVVGVAGGIAAYKACHLIRDLKENGDDVRVVPTPGALNFVGAATFEALSGHPVSTTVFDAVDEVQHVRVGQEADAVVIAPATADVIARLVAGRADDLLTATVLVATCPVVVVPAMHTEMWHNPATQDNVATLRRRGIIVMEPAHGRLTGKDTGPGRLPEPGQIAEVVRTALDGHALTHDWTGRKVLITAGGTQENLDPVRYLGNRSSGRQGFALAEIAAHRGAEVTIVAGNTDALPTPSGAEVVPVVSTAEMAQAVGERAADSDVIIMAAAVADFRPATAAGAKMKKGSDDDALTRLDLVENPDILATTVQRRRDGDIPAGTTIVGFAAETGDADHSALDFARAKLRRKGCDLLMCNEVGEGKVFGQTRNRGWLLDAAGPVTEIADGSKHSVAAQILAAVDRHRS
- the pyrF gene encoding orotidine-5'-phosphate decarboxylase, with protein sequence MTTFGQRLLDAAAGRGRLCVGIDPHASLLQAWGLTDDVAGLAEFSRRCVEAFSDTAALVKPQVAFYERFGSAGFAVLEDTLAALRETGCLTVADAKRGDIGSTMAGYAEAWLGEGSPLRADAVTVSPYLGVGALAPVLDLAEENAAGVFVLAATSNPEAVALQSQTGADGRTIAQQVVDECARRNAAHAEQGATGNIGVVVGATLTQAPDLSALNGPVLMPGVGAQGGSADDVDRIAAGVAHLAFPNISRAVLSAGPRVADLRESVRAAAEDFPGQG